The Beijerinckiaceae bacterium RH AL1 genome has a segment encoding these proteins:
- a CDS encoding hypothetical protein (ID:RHAL1_02812;~conserved exported protein of unknown function;~source:Prodigal:2.6), translating into MHGFAVVARAALVALCCAAAPAARAQSCPTAATTSATLASVGPRLELRLADGRLLRLAGIEAAATTPTTPDREARSIAALAALLDRRPLAVTVLSPKPDRWGRLAAFASLSDGPVGGLAGVALAAGLARYRPEPAASACRAALLAAEDKARQARLGLWSDPAYAVLAADDAKAFAARAGSDVVVEAKLRDVEPGTYRTTLRLEGAGASTDGRLLDATIAPRVMKVFVAQGVDVKAMVGRTLRLRGLLDRRFGPRIELAGPDEIEILPETTAPVPAN; encoded by the coding sequence ATGCACGGTTTCGCGGTTGTCGCTCGTGCCGCGCTCGTCGCTCTCTGCTGTGCCGCCGCTCCGGCTGCGCGCGCGCAGTCGTGCCCAACCGCGGCGACCACGTCGGCAACGCTGGCCTCAGTCGGCCCAAGGCTCGAGCTGAGGCTCGCCGACGGACGGCTTCTCCGCCTCGCGGGGATCGAGGCCGCTGCCACCACGCCCACGACGCCCGATCGCGAGGCACGAAGCATCGCGGCACTCGCCGCGCTCCTCGATCGCCGCCCGCTCGCCGTGACCGTGTTGTCGCCGAAGCCCGACCGCTGGGGTCGACTTGCGGCCTTCGCCAGCCTCTCGGACGGCCCCGTCGGCGGCCTTGCCGGGGTGGCGCTCGCCGCGGGCCTCGCGCGCTACCGGCCGGAGCCGGCCGCTAGCGCCTGTCGCGCCGCCCTCCTCGCGGCCGAGGACAAGGCGCGGCAAGCCCGGCTCGGCCTGTGGTCCGACCCTGCCTACGCCGTTCTGGCCGCCGACGACGCCAAGGCCTTTGCGGCGCGCGCCGGCAGCGATGTCGTCGTCGAGGCGAAGCTGCGGGATGTCGAGCCGGGAACCTACCGCACGACTCTGCGCCTCGAAGGCGCCGGCGCCTCGACGGACGGACGTCTCCTCGATGCGACGATCGCGCCGCGTGTGATGAAGGTGTTCGTCGCGCAGGGGGTCGATGTGAAGGCCATGGTCGGCAGGACGCTGCGGCTGCGCGGTCTGCTCGATCGCCGCTTCGGCCCGCGCATCGAGCTGGCCGGCCCCGACGAGATCGAGATCCTGCCGGAGACCACTGCTCCGGTTCCGGCGAACTGA
- a CDS encoding hypothetical protein (ID:RHAL1_02817;~conserved membrane protein of unknown function;~source:Prodigal:2.6) codes for MTLVVMRNVFSFRGRADRSTFAITTLALLGITYLAGALLCVGLASLGSPLPANDVPAFLASLRLPAPLAWIGLGVGLVGIVVVLIGSLAVCVRRLHDAGQSGLLVLLFFVVAPALPSMSWSSFLPPLPYSVWNGIMLALPHRPRSEVDRSGDVAS; via the coding sequence ATGACACTGGTGGTGATGCGCAACGTGTTCTCCTTCCGAGGCCGCGCCGATCGATCCACCTTCGCCATCACCACACTCGCGCTCTTGGGCATCACCTACCTGGCCGGAGCCCTGCTTTGCGTCGGCCTTGCCAGCCTCGGCTCGCCGCTTCCCGCGAACGACGTGCCAGCCTTCCTCGCGTCGCTTCGTCTGCCCGCCCCGCTCGCCTGGATTGGTTTGGGTGTCGGCCTGGTTGGGATCGTCGTCGTCCTGATCGGCAGCCTCGCCGTCTGCGTGCGCCGCCTTCACGACGCAGGCCAATCCGGCCTGCTCGTGCTGCTTTTCTTCGTTGTCGCGCCGGCGCTCCCGAGCATGTCGTGGTCGAGCTTCCTTCCGCCGCTCCCCTATTCCGTGTGGAACGGCATCATGCTCGCGCTGCCTCATCGGCCGCGAAGCGAAGTCGACCGAAGCGGTGACGTCGCCAGCTGA
- a CDS encoding hypothetical protein (ID:RHAL1_02818;~conserved exported protein of unknown function;~source:Prodigal:2.6), giving the protein MRLICLVAMILTTLGTSTVRAQTMPALSPEALSDLVPQWWRWRVALPALALPDKDKAGHFCDVGQSGSTWFLAGLLTFGTTPGPMRRACIVPAGRRLFFPLVTLMRVVQGDITCAKAQAQVSGGIDKADKMVATLDGADLLTSTPARWGSSATCVALNLPADGPSSKLTAAVDGYWLSIGPLPSGHHTLVYGASLPANHDQNDIAQSTTYELEVQ; this is encoded by the coding sequence ATGCGCCTGATCTGTCTTGTCGCCATGATCCTCACGACGCTCGGCACGAGCACCGTCAGGGCGCAAACGATGCCTGCGCTCTCCCCAGAGGCTTTGAGCGACCTTGTCCCGCAATGGTGGCGGTGGCGGGTCGCGCTCCCTGCCTTGGCGCTTCCCGACAAGGATAAAGCCGGGCACTTCTGCGACGTCGGCCAGTCCGGCAGCACCTGGTTTCTCGCCGGGCTCCTGACCTTCGGCACCACCCCGGGACCCATGCGGCGCGCCTGCATCGTGCCTGCCGGCCGGCGCCTGTTCTTTCCGCTGGTCACGCTCATGCGCGTTGTGCAAGGCGATATCACCTGCGCCAAAGCGCAGGCTCAGGTCTCCGGAGGTATCGACAAGGCCGACAAGATGGTCGCGACCCTCGACGGGGCTGATCTCTTGACGTCGACTCCCGCCCGCTGGGGCAGCAGTGCGACGTGCGTTGCCTTAAACCTACCTGCCGATGGTCCATCCTCGAAGCTGACGGCGGCGGTTGACGGATACTGGCTCTCGATAGGTCCGCTGCCTTCAGGGCATCATACGCTCGTCTATGGCGCCTCGCTTCCAGCCAATCATGACCAAAACGATATTGCCCAGTCGACCACCTACGAGCTTGAGGTGCAGTAG
- a CDS encoding hypothetical protein (ID:RHAL1_02815;~conserved protein of unknown function;~source:Prodigal:2.6), protein MNIHVPYTQAGRMMAISSVLGEDALLLEQLTVDEAINDLFTITAEVKSQRDDLRAGDLIGSSVDFSLKLKDGGTRWWNGFVTDLHQGSLTTRGTRSYLLTVRPTVWRLLQTSDCRIFRGTTAPQIVETLLGEHGITDLELRVTQTQTPLDYSVQWNETDLAYMLRRMQQMGLFYWFEHDQGRHTMIVADHQSGYRDSSEPEVRFTEGSAAQDHINRWNVRYAYTPGKRAGRDWNFLAMQAPHGEQANLNIVPGSHTNELYEYPGRFDDSWSAEQAMKYRIQATETGFETVDAASTVRTLAPGRRFTPHDVAKPSNVFAQQVVTAIRHEATNRTYETNGGQPTYANTFAVMPATTPATPHRTIPRPSVVGTQIAMIAGPEGEEIFCDQWGRIKVWFPWDRRAAKDGSDTCWIRVGQPWAGTTWGHQVIPRVGMEALVSYQDGDPDRPFVTALVPDPTNPTPYPLPDNKTRMTFRSNSYKSTGFNEMTFEDATGAENMFFHAQKDHTTRIENNQTMSVGNDHSSVVGRNQALTVGQNLTWEVGSSYNIAVGATGGGVAGLMAPFATMSPITSSLLGQALATAAAGASANPEDSGALGSAQAGRMVAELASLLSGHSESMIPPLADSLIGLLGQTGQQAQQNVWSGSSPRPDAGTALAAAGGLFGQAAGTLFNLPGMHNHITGTLKTEHHGCARVEQVGTSKVTHVGSTYAIKTGSAWNLSVGSDAIVKTGGSWSLNSKYDIVDAAGQKIIFAAGDQIAGSALHLVHFDAGDKVELASKNAMSLAAKTINITADDTIVLTAGDASITLDKSGKIQIKAGDSTITMDKFSVTIAAAAEVAFKAGKVVSDPMVVPGDGTPKDTGGFFQPDPNDAHPMYYDPNTGPLRPNKVGDIFSVAGKWLTLSLTGDNKKAGDLGGLAGKWFGEGFTGQLNTGYETFKHMFTPGAVQTVPEDTTGESDMSGLARE, encoded by the coding sequence TTGAACATCCACGTGCCGTACACGCAGGCCGGCCGGATGATGGCCATCTCCAGCGTGCTCGGCGAAGACGCGCTGCTTCTCGAGCAGCTGACGGTCGACGAGGCCATCAACGACCTCTTCACGATCACGGCCGAGGTCAAGTCGCAGCGCGACGACCTTCGCGCCGGCGACCTCATTGGTTCCTCGGTCGACTTTTCGCTCAAGCTGAAGGACGGCGGCACGCGCTGGTGGAATGGTTTTGTCACCGACCTTCACCAGGGCTCGCTGACGACGCGCGGCACGCGCTCCTACCTGCTCACCGTGCGGCCGACCGTCTGGCGGCTGTTGCAGACCTCGGATTGCCGCATCTTCCGCGGCACCACCGCGCCGCAGATCGTCGAAACCCTGCTTGGCGAGCACGGCATAACCGACCTCGAGCTGCGCGTGACCCAGACGCAGACGCCGCTCGACTATTCCGTGCAGTGGAACGAGACCGACCTTGCCTACATGCTGCGGCGCATGCAGCAGATGGGCCTGTTCTACTGGTTCGAGCACGACCAGGGCCGCCACACGATGATCGTCGCCGATCACCAGTCCGGCTACCGCGACTCGAGCGAGCCGGAGGTGCGGTTCACCGAGGGCTCGGCGGCGCAGGACCACATCAACCGCTGGAATGTCCGCTACGCCTACACGCCGGGCAAGCGCGCCGGCCGCGACTGGAATTTTCTCGCGATGCAGGCGCCGCACGGCGAGCAGGCCAACCTCAACATCGTGCCCGGCTCCCACACCAACGAGCTTTACGAGTACCCCGGCCGCTTCGACGATTCGTGGAGCGCCGAGCAAGCGATGAAGTACCGGATCCAGGCGACGGAGACGGGCTTCGAGACGGTCGATGCGGCCTCGACCGTCCGCACGCTGGCGCCGGGACGGCGCTTCACGCCGCACGATGTCGCGAAGCCCTCGAATGTCTTCGCGCAACAGGTGGTGACCGCGATCCGCCACGAGGCGACGAACAGGACCTACGAGACGAACGGCGGCCAGCCGACCTACGCGAACACCTTTGCGGTGATGCCGGCGACGACGCCCGCGACGCCGCATCGCACGATCCCGCGACCCTCGGTCGTCGGCACGCAGATCGCGATGATCGCCGGCCCCGAGGGCGAGGAGATCTTCTGCGACCAGTGGGGCCGCATCAAAGTATGGTTCCCGTGGGATCGGCGCGCCGCGAAGGACGGCTCGGACACCTGCTGGATACGCGTCGGCCAGCCGTGGGCCGGCACGACCTGGGGTCACCAGGTGATCCCGCGCGTCGGCATGGAAGCTTTAGTCTCCTACCAGGACGGCGACCCCGACCGGCCGTTCGTCACCGCCCTGGTGCCCGATCCCACCAACCCGACGCCCTACCCGCTGCCCGACAACAAGACGCGGATGACGTTCCGGTCGAACTCCTACAAGTCGACCGGCTTCAACGAGATGACCTTCGAGGATGCGACCGGCGCGGAGAACATGTTCTTCCACGCGCAGAAGGATCACACGACGCGCATCGAGAACAACCAGACGATGAGCGTCGGCAACGACCATTCGAGTGTCGTCGGTCGAAACCAGGCGCTGACCGTCGGGCAGAATCTGACCTGGGAAGTGGGTAGCTCGTACAACATCGCGGTCGGTGCGACGGGCGGCGGCGTGGCAGGTCTGATGGCGCCGTTCGCGACCATGTCTCCGATAACATCGAGCCTTCTCGGGCAGGCTCTCGCGACCGCGGCGGCCGGAGCATCGGCCAATCCCGAAGACTCGGGTGCGCTCGGCTCCGCCCAGGCCGGCAGGATGGTGGCGGAGCTCGCGTCGCTCCTTTCGGGACATTCCGAGTCGATGATCCCGCCGCTGGCCGACTCGTTGATCGGGCTGCTCGGACAGACGGGACAACAGGCCCAGCAGAATGTGTGGAGCGGCTCAAGCCCCCGTCCCGATGCCGGCACCGCTTTGGCCGCCGCTGGTGGGCTTTTCGGCCAAGCCGCAGGAACGCTCTTCAACCTGCCCGGCATGCACAACCACATCACCGGAACCTTGAAGACCGAGCATCACGGCTGTGCGCGCGTCGAGCAGGTCGGCACCAGCAAGGTGACGCATGTGGGCTCGACCTACGCGATCAAGACGGGCTCGGCCTGGAATCTAAGCGTGGGCTCCGACGCCATCGTCAAGACAGGCGGCAGCTGGTCGCTCAATTCGAAGTATGACATCGTCGATGCCGCTGGCCAGAAGATCATTTTCGCCGCTGGCGACCAAATCGCCGGAAGCGCCCTGCATCTCGTCCATTTCGACGCGGGCGACAAGGTCGAGCTCGCGTCGAAGAACGCGATGAGCCTGGCGGCGAAGACGATCAACATCACGGCCGACGACACGATCGTCCTGACGGCGGGCGACGCCTCGATCACGCTCGACAAGTCCGGCAAGATCCAGATCAAGGCCGGCGACAGCACGATTACGATGGACAAGTTCTCGGTGACGATCGCCGCCGCCGCCGAGGTCGCGTTCAAGGCCGGGAAGGTCGTATCGGATCCGATGGTGGTGCCGGGCGACGGCACGCCGAAGGACACCGGCGGCTTCTTCCAGCCTGACCCGAACGACGCACATCCCATGTACTACGATCCGAATACCGGACCGCTTCGCCCGAACAAGGTCGGCGACATCTTCAGCGTCGCCGGTAAGTGGCTGACCCTTTCGTTGACCGGCGACAACAAGAAGGCGGGCGATCTCGGCGGCCTGGCCGGCAAGTGGTTCGGCGAGGGCTTCACGGGCCAGCTGAATACGGGGTACGAAACCTTCAAGCACATGTTCACGCCGGGCGCCGTACAGACCGTTCCGGAGGACACGACCGGCGAAAGCGACATGAGCGGCTTGGCCCGCGAATGA
- a CDS encoding hypothetical protein (ID:RHAL1_02816;~conserved protein of unknown function;~source:Prodigal:2.6), translating to MSDASHAWPAAIDFEGRVARLPFAVIALGIGAVMPLMIDLAVLCARDLGAALPSRVIPALLQWVPASLALPLLIVDGIALVALAVILLSFEVRRLHDMNVTGWLVLARLAFPALPLPDVDPFPSIAFLIWWLLLATIPGTAGPNAYGPE from the coding sequence ATGAGTGACGCAAGCCACGCGTGGCCGGCAGCTATCGACTTCGAAGGTCGGGTCGCGCGCCTGCCGTTTGCTGTGATCGCACTTGGCATCGGTGCCGTGATGCCTTTGATGATCGATCTCGCGGTCCTGTGTGCACGTGATTTGGGCGCGGCCCTGCCCTCCCGCGTTATCCCCGCCTTGCTTCAGTGGGTGCCAGCCTCCCTCGCGCTCCCTCTGCTGATCGTCGACGGCATCGCCCTCGTCGCACTCGCGGTGATCCTGCTCTCGTTCGAGGTCCGGCGCCTGCACGACATGAACGTTACGGGCTGGCTAGTGCTCGCTCGACTGGCGTTTCCGGCGCTGCCCCTGCCCGACGTCGACCCGTTCCCGTCGATCGCGTTCCTAATTTGGTGGCTGTTGCTTGCGACAATCCCCGGAACAGCTGGTCCGAATGCCTATGGACCGGAGTGA
- a CDS encoding protein of unknown function (ID:RHAL1_02811;~source:Prodigal:2.6): MFFQALTDAPTLREGVTLNFMAVPQEEGETPAKIAAGDHVTLRFGHCCPLIREGRITQASCEAATLSFEGSVWALVPRTSGVEIPGIVSEDWVITHRTA; the protein is encoded by the coding sequence ATGTTCTTCCAAGCCCTTACCGACGCGCCCACGTTACGCGAAGGCGTGACGCTCAATTTCATGGCCGTGCCGCAGGAGGAGGGCGAGACCCCGGCGAAGATCGCGGCCGGCGATCACGTGACGTTGCGCTTCGGCCACTGCTGCCCGCTGATCCGGGAGGGCCGGATCACGCAGGCGAGCTGCGAGGCGGCGACCCTGTCGTTCGAAGGCTCCGTCTGGGCGCTCGTGCCGCGCACGTCCGGGGTTGAGATCCCCGGCATCGTCAGCGAGGACTGGGTCATCACCCACCGCACCGCCTAG
- a CDS encoding Lytic transglycosylase catalytic (ID:RHAL1_02810;~source:Prodigal:2.6), producing the protein MFETVTFRLAGVLLVALLTSPASANPSAVASRGIVPSVAAPTRADARATPYRKLVLDEAAKAGLPDALVDAVMSIESGYDPSALGGVGEIGLMQVRPETAAMLGFKGLPGQLAEPATNIHYGATYLGQAWHLTKGDVCRTLMKYRAGTGEEMMSALSVSYCARARAHLVAVGSPLAAQITPADLVAAKLDPAETGRATAVVPGRGKARSGKAFWAAMQAKVSRISARIEARWKRLAAR; encoded by the coding sequence ATGTTCGAAACCGTCACGTTTCGCCTGGCCGGCGTTTTGCTCGTCGCGCTTCTGACCTCGCCGGCGTCGGCGAACCCGTCAGCCGTCGCGTCGCGCGGCATCGTTCCGTCTGTGGCGGCGCCAACCCGCGCCGATGCCCGCGCGACGCCATATCGCAAGCTCGTGCTCGACGAGGCGGCCAAGGCCGGGCTCCCTGACGCCCTGGTCGATGCGGTGATGAGCATCGAGAGCGGCTACGATCCCAGCGCGCTCGGCGGCGTCGGCGAGATCGGCCTCATGCAGGTCCGCCCGGAGACGGCGGCGATGCTTGGCTTCAAGGGCCTGCCCGGCCAGCTCGCGGAGCCCGCGACCAACATCCACTACGGCGCGACCTACCTCGGCCAGGCCTGGCATCTGACGAAGGGCGACGTCTGCCGCACGCTCATGAAGTATCGGGCCGGCACCGGCGAGGAGATGATGAGCGCGCTCTCCGTCTCCTATTGCGCCCGGGCCCGCGCGCATCTCGTCGCGGTCGGCTCGCCGCTCGCCGCGCAGATCACGCCGGCCGACCTGGTCGCGGCAAAGCTCGACCCTGCCGAAACAGGAAGGGCCACCGCCGTCGTGCCGGGCCGCGGCAAGGCGCGATCCGGCAAGGCCTTCTGGGCCGCCATGCAGGCCAAGGTCAGCCGGATCAGCGCCCGGATCGAGGCGCGCTGGAAGCGTCTCGCCGCGCGCTAG
- a CDS encoding RNA polymerase sigma factor RpoH (fragment) (ID:RHAL1_02814;~source:Prodigal:2.6) has product MRGGTSSAQKALFFNLRRLRAKLSMGGGEPRGNVVLYGEIAKALGVNSADVEMMDTRLSGPDVSLNAPVADADNTSAPSERIEFLVDKQPLPDETVGSAIDTDRRLGWLKDALTRLSEREYNILRERRLSEEAMTLEELGVRLGISKERVRQIESRAMEKLRMALVEKHPQAALTA; this is encoded by the coding sequence GTGCGCGGCGGCACCAGCTCGGCACAGAAGGCGCTGTTTTTCAACCTGCGGCGGTTGCGCGCCAAGCTCTCGATGGGCGGCGGCGAGCCGCGCGGCAACGTCGTGCTGTATGGCGAAATCGCAAAGGCGCTCGGCGTCAACTCGGCCGATGTCGAGATGATGGACACACGGCTGTCAGGCCCGGACGTCTCGCTCAACGCGCCGGTGGCCGATGCCGACAACACGAGCGCACCCTCCGAGCGAATCGAGTTTCTCGTCGACAAGCAGCCGCTCCCGGACGAGACGGTGGGCAGCGCGATCGACACCGATCGCCGCCTCGGTTGGCTCAAGGACGCGCTGACACGCCTCTCCGAGCGCGAGTACAACATTCTTCGTGAGCGCCGTCTGTCCGAAGAGGCGATGACGCTCGAGGAGCTTGGCGTTCGCCTCGGCATCTCCAAGGAGCGCGTGCGCCAGATCGAGAGCCGCGCCATGGAGAAGTTGCGCATGGCGCTGGTCGAAAAGCATCCGCAGGCCGCGCTTACGGCCTGA
- a CDS encoding putative zinc metallopeptidase (ID:RHAL1_02813;~source:Prodigal:2.6) has product MARGQTLGRFRSAASLAALVPALLLAACATMDNQGVVPVAPIEAPAAPKVITESTSSAEHKRMVALFGGEYKDPAVEKYLDGVVQKFAATGNLAGKTYHVTILNSPIVNAFALPSGDLFVTRGLLALANDGSEVAAVMAHEIAHVTARHAIRREEEEKRAAVISKVAELVQTKQRGAEVAASAKLSIAGFSRQQELEADQIGIKTIAAAGYDAYGASRFLQALSRSTALRASLIGQNSSAAKPDILATHPSTPDRIAAAIKVAREIGAPDLGTRDREAYLQAIDGIMFGDDPAEGTIRGRTFTQPKLGFTITAPEGFVLENSSQAVLGVKAGGIEAMRLDSVAVPETTALDAYVRSGWIDGLLESSIEKITVNGMPAVTATARAGEWNFRLAVVRFNDDEVYRLIFATHGLDTAHETAYRAAIDTFRKINADEAGKVKPLRIALAIAKAGDDAGTLSQKMVVPDKPLETFELLNGLEADGMLKPGERYKLVTE; this is encoded by the coding sequence ATGGCTCGCGGTCAAACCCTCGGGCGCTTCCGAAGCGCCGCATCGCTCGCCGCTCTGGTGCCGGCCCTGCTGCTGGCCGCCTGTGCGACGATGGACAACCAGGGCGTCGTGCCCGTCGCGCCGATCGAGGCGCCGGCGGCCCCCAAGGTCATCACCGAGTCGACGTCCTCGGCCGAGCACAAGCGGATGGTCGCCCTGTTCGGCGGCGAGTACAAGGACCCCGCGGTCGAGAAGTACCTCGACGGCGTCGTGCAGAAGTTCGCGGCGACCGGCAACCTCGCCGGCAAGACCTACCACGTCACGATCCTCAACTCGCCGATCGTCAACGCCTTCGCGCTGCCGTCGGGCGATCTCTTCGTGACGCGCGGACTGCTCGCCCTCGCCAACGACGGCTCGGAGGTCGCCGCCGTCATGGCCCACGAGATCGCCCACGTCACCGCCCGTCACGCGATCCGTCGCGAGGAAGAGGAAAAGCGCGCCGCCGTGATCTCCAAGGTCGCCGAGCTGGTGCAGACCAAGCAGCGCGGCGCCGAGGTCGCGGCCTCGGCGAAGCTGTCGATCGCCGGCTTCTCGCGCCAGCAGGAGCTCGAAGCCGACCAGATCGGCATCAAGACCATCGCGGCCGCCGGCTACGACGCCTACGGCGCCAGCCGCTTCCTGCAGGCGCTCTCCCGCTCGACCGCGCTGCGCGCCTCGCTGATCGGCCAGAACTCGTCGGCCGCCAAGCCCGACATCCTGGCCACGCATCCCTCGACGCCCGACCGCATCGCCGCGGCGATCAAGGTGGCGCGCGAGATCGGCGCCCCCGACCTCGGGACGCGCGACCGCGAGGCCTACCTGCAGGCGATCGACGGCATCATGTTCGGCGACGACCCCGCCGAAGGCACGATCCGAGGCCGCACCTTCACGCAGCCGAAGCTCGGCTTCACGATCACCGCGCCCGAAGGCTTCGTGCTCGAGAACTCGTCGCAGGCGGTGCTCGGCGTGAAGGCCGGCGGCATCGAGGCGATGCGGCTCGACAGCGTCGCGGTGCCGGAGACGACCGCGCTCGACGCCTACGTGCGCTCGGGCTGGATCGACGGCCTGCTCGAAAGCTCGATAGAGAAGATCACGGTGAACGGCATGCCGGCGGTCACCGCGACGGCCCGCGCCGGGGAATGGAACTTCCGGCTGGCCGTCGTCCGCTTCAACGACGACGAGGTGTATCGCCTGATCTTCGCTACCCACGGTCTCGATACCGCGCATGAGACCGCCTACCGCGCCGCCATCGACACGTTCCGCAAGATCAACGCGGACGAGGCCGGCAAGGTGAAGCCGCTGCGTATCGCGCTCGCGATCGCCAAGGCGGGCGACGATGCCGGCACGCTCTCGCAGAAGATGGTGGTCCCGGACAAGCCGCTCGAGACCTTCGAGCTTTTGAACGGCCTCGAGGCCGACGGCATGCTGAAGCCCGGCGAGCGTTACAAGCTTGTGACCGAATAG